From the genome of Pirellulales bacterium:
GCATCCGCGTGGGCAATACGCCCGGCGTGCTCACCGAAGCCACCGCCGACCTGGCCTTCGCCCTGTTGATCTCCGCCGCGCGGCACGTGGTGGCCGGGCACCGCTACGTGCTCGCCGGTCAGTGGAAAACGTGGGAGCCGCTGGGGCACATCGGCCAAGACCTGTGGGGCAAAACGATCGGCATCGTCGGCATGGGCCGCATCGGCCACGCCATGGCCAAAAAGTGCCACGGCGGCTGGGACATGCGCGTGCTCTATCACGACATGCACCGCAATGAGGCCGCCGAACGCGACTTCGAAGCCGAACAAGTCGATTTCGACACGCTGCTCGCCGAGTCGGATTTCGTCTCGGTGCATGCCGATTTGAACGCCACGACCGACGGCATGTTCAACGCGGCCGCCTTCAAGAAAATGAAGCCCACGGCCGTGTTCGTGAACAGTGCCCGCGGACCGCTGCACGCGCAGACCGACCTCTACGCGGCGTTGAAGAACGGCGACATTTTCGCGGCCGGCCTCGACGTGACCGACCCCGAACCGCCGGCCGTCGACGATCCGCTGCTGTCGCTGCCGAACGTCGTGATCGCCCCGCACATCGCCAGCGCCACGGTCTCCAGCCGCGACGGCATGGCCGAAATCGCCGCCGACAATCTGTTGTTGGGGCTGGAAGGGAAACCGCTGCGGGCGTGGGTGAACAGGCCGGCGTAGGGTGGGACCAGCGAGCTTGCGAGCGCCGGCCCACCATTTTGGATTTTGGATTTTGGATTCAAAGCGACGGCGCATGCAGTGCATAAGGCGTCCGACTATGCGAACAAAGCTTCGAAAATGGGGTAACGGGGCAGCGAGGACGGTTTTGGCAAACCCGCCGGCGCGGAGCTTTGGTAGATGCCCGGCCGACTGATTGCCCTCGGCGACATTCACGGT
Proteins encoded in this window:
- a CDS encoding D-glycerate dehydrogenase is translated as MSRPKVFVTRIIPAAGLDRIRAACDADIWPEQLPPPGDVLLERIRGCEGALTLLTDKIDAEVMDAAGPQLKVISNYAVGFNNVDLAEATRRGIRVGNTPGVLTEATADLAFALLISAARHVVAGHRYVLAGQWKTWEPLGHIGQDLWGKTIGIVGMGRIGHAMAKKCHGGWDMRVLYHDMHRNEAAERDFEAEQVDFDTLLAESDFVSVHADLNATTDGMFNAAAFKKMKPTAVFVNSARGPLHAQTDLYAALKNGDIFAAGLDVTDPEPPAVDDPLLSLPNVVIAPHIASATVSSRDGMAEIAADNLLLGLEGKPLRAWVNRPA